Below is a window of Ctenopharyngodon idella isolate HZGC_01 chromosome 7, HZGC01, whole genome shotgun sequence DNA.
ATTCGAGATATATAGGGCAAAAAATGTCCCTgtatgagttcttgtttttaatatttataacagGATAGAGTGCTGTTTTCTGGAATATCAGCACGAttgcaaatgtaattttatacaacagttcaataaatcaATTAATATTAGATGACTTTAATTTTAGActtaaaacatctgtttttgctctatttcactaaaaaaaaaatagctccAAACAAATCCACATTGCCATTGCtcatctctgagcaacacagtgATGTTGCGTTCCTGAATCAATGCACGAATTTGAACAAATTGGTccaaaggtgatgatacacatggcaactttttgagcaatgttacCGGGCAATGTTGTCGAGCGATGTTGCTTGgccactttcccattgagaatgggcaacaaattttgatctaaagtatccagatagaaatttgttgcccattctcattaggaaagtgcccaagcaacattgctcTAAAGGTTGCcacgtgtatcatcaccttaaagaatgactcaatgactcactcataaagaaagTCACATGCTTTGTCCCTGAATAAATCAGCCGTTTTGAGAAATTCATTTGgctgaatgattcattgatgTCAAGACAATGATTTGCCGCAACCTAccggcagttttagtttcatttaatttttttttccataatcatttcttatatatatgtatatatttatatcttgCGCCTTTGGCTGATAAAATACCTGTGGTCCACCATGCTGCAAGACAGACCAAACTTGCCCAGATGTCAATTCAACACAACGTTATGAGATCGCTGAATAATAAGCATAAACTTGTAGCCAAGTTCTATATGCCAAAATCTATATGCCAAAATCGGAATAGGCCTAAgtgtaaaatattttcctttgaTGTAGATTATTCGTATACATATTGTATTACTAACTCCTATTAAATCACTTATCTAATCCATGTTCTCTAGATTTAATTTCTTTGCTCTCAAGGACTTTTAATTACGCTGTCCAAGGTGCTCGCTGAGAGAGTAACGAAGATTGaatgttgattttgtttttagataGTGGATAGTGGTACATAGAATGCATTTATAAATAGACTATTAAGAATGAAATATGAGTTAACATTGTTAAATATAACAGAgataattaaaaagttattgCAGTCACATTGCATACAATATTCTTGTATGTCTTTTTTGGGGCTCCAACTGTTTCTTTGAAACAGGCCGCTGAATTGCAAAAGCCGCCAACTGTGACCACGCAGTCCTATTCtttcacagacacagacacataaacacacacacacacacctttatcAAGGCTTTTGGCTTTTCCTGATTGTGCAAGTGCCATTAGCTGATTCTCTGAAGACTGTAGTCATTCTCTGTGTCCATAGAGCTGCTGTGTCCAGAGGAAGGGTTTAAATCACGCTTCAACAGGCGATTGGCCACTGTTATCAAGACCTTCTTATACTGCTGCCGCAGAAGGGAATAGGCGAAAGGATCTGAAGCTGCCTTGCTGTATGTTAAACACTTGCTGACAATACCCCAGTGTCGGTTGACATCCACAAAGGGAAGCAGCTCAGTCAACCTTGGAAACAACACACAAATCCATTAACATAGTTGACAGCATCCAGACAAGaaccacacaaaaacacaactcAGTATTAATTTAACATGACTGATTTTGTGTActaaacacatgcaaaaattATTATGCTCTTTTATATAATGATACAATCAGTATTAATCCGCTAGataattaaagtccccctgtagtcaacaactgtatcccttaaaactcatctttgatcaccaaaatgacacattaaaaaaaaaaaaaaaaattccttcatagcttgaatgtaactacaCCCTTGCCTCGTTTATTACGCGTctatatgaatatgctaattagccccccGTGAatttactgaggtaaacgctgcacaatggtatagCTTTTTACAACGCCAGACAcataactgtaattaatatgattagaattttgcttgactacattatcaaacagctaataatgtgttgctaatgttacacaaaccacgTCCCCGTTCGCGAGTCAGACAGCAGctgtcttctaacaatcagtatccttagaaacgctttgagcAACTCAGAAGAGGAAGGCATagagttcatcataacatcgttatctacatcatacacccgctatattgccaATCtaccctatttttttttatatcaacagaaaaatatatcgGGATATATCCTCTAGAGactctcctgcttcagagcgctaatggttaatgatatgctaaaaccCGCCGGAACGTTgccgtgattggttacaaggtagtttgtgacttcagaaacaccagcgatttcaaaactttctttcactgcagttttaaatagaaaatactcagcagtgGCGTTgatttatgaatttgcacatggtttgtcttaaagcatattaaaaacactacatagacatataaacaacattaaaaaacttgattttcaccacagggggactttaagggATCTTTCAAAGAATCTACTGATAAACAGCACAATGTTTCAGTCCTTAGATGTAGCCTAACATGTTAATGTGTTGTTTGGATAATTACtcaaattttaaataacaaCTATTCATTCTCAAGTAAGAAATGAGTAGCTTACAAATGGACaattttggttatttttaatCGCAAAACACTGTTCCATAAACGTAATGCATAAAGATTACATTAATTGTAActttgaaaatatgaaatatggccctttatatacaaatattaaactatataaaataatcaatagtaaaaatgcttttaatgtTCTAATCATTTCGTTTTTACTCTGTCAAAAggtaaaaacaaaactaaaaaatcAGTTCTGCTACCCGTCTGATCTGTGGTTAACAACGATATGACTTAATGATATGTGACCATTTTATTTAAGGGGAATAGAAGTAAGGATAGAAGGTATTACATACAGAGCAGTATAGGAGCACTGATAAGTAAatatggaaaagaaaaaaatagttttcagATCAGGTGAGCTTTCTTACAAGATCCTGAGCGAATCACCCGCGAGACGAAAAGACTGTGTTCTGTCACCTCTGGCGCACAAGAGCTATTCTTAGAAACATTTTTTCCCTGTCTTGTTAGCGTCATCTCACGACTCAATTAAATGACGCCATTTCGAGGCACTTTTGTACTTTTCAATAGCAAAACATTTCTACAACCAGACAATTAAATTCATAATGCACAATTAAACGTTTCAAACCGCTTCGTTGCGTCCCTCATCATCAGCCTCAGTATATCTTCAGATCTCGGTATCATACTGTATGATAGTCCCTCCCAGATTATTACATAGTGATAGTGTTTGTACCTAGTGGTTTGAAAAATGTTAAGCTTTTAAACCGACATACCTTGTAATAACATAAGGGGCGAAACAGATGATGAAAGAGCCAATGAAAATGCTGATCTTCTTAGTAGCTCGCTGTTTTCTCCTCTTTTGTTCTGAAAGACAGCGCTGCTTAACACTACAAAAGAGTTGTACATAATATTAATGACACACGATTAAGTGGGAAACCTTGCCAAACATCCCTATGATGAAGAATAAATGGTCATAAATACCTCGGATGAATATCTACCAGTAAGAAGAGGGTCTGCATGGTTATAATATCAATCCTCTTGCAGTGAAAGCGTGCAACTTTTAACACCTTTAAGTATGTAACGCACAAAATCAGGAGCGAGAGCATGAAGCTGGTGGCATGAAAGACAATGGTGAACACAGTAAACTTAATCCGTGCGCTCTCCTCGCTCAAATGCAACGTGCAGGATGCGTAAATGGGACTGTAGTCAAACCATGAGAAAAACACCGGGATGAGAGAGAAAGTGAAGGAGTGAAGCCACGAATAACACACCATAACCAACGCGTCCTGGTAGCGCATTTTGCTAGAGTAACTCAGCGGGAAAACCACAGCGATCCAGCGGTCTATACTGAGGGCTGCCATGCTCAGCATACTATTGGCTGTCAGAAAGGTTTCCAGAAAACTGAGCGTGCCACAGAGGCAGTCCCCAAAAGGTTGCTGGTGCTTTACAATCCCCATGAAAGTGGACGGCATGTTCAGGACAGAAATCAGTATGTTGCAAAACGACAAGTTCATGGTGAACACCCCTGGCACCTGTCGGCGTATTTCGCTGCTGTGGATGAAACATAGCAACACCAGTAAGTTCGACAACAAAGAAACAATCGCAACCACAACGATGAACAAAGCAAATAGAATTTCCGCAAAGTCCATTTCTCACTTCAGAAGTCTCCTTGCCATGTATTTGCCCCAGTTTGTGATGAATGTTATCAGCTGCATGATTCTTCCTCTGTGACAAAATAATTACAGTAGCCTAATAAGTCACATTAGGCGCAACTCGCGCGCGCTGTCCAGAGTGCTGAACCGTAGGCACCTGCACATTTCcctcttcaaaaaaaaaaaaaaaaaaaaaaaggaagaagaagaggagaaagaggaagaagaaCAAAACATCTCGAATGTCCATAAATTGTACTTTTATGGCGGAATAAAAGCCATTCACTGTCCATCGTGATAGAGGCGTTCAGTCCTGTGCGTTTTAACGCTTGTGTTGGTGAAGCTGAGGGACTCTCACGCTTGGCTCATGCGCACACTGGCCACGACGGTGGGAGGCCGTTTTGTACAAATACTGGGGGgaaaacaaactttaaatcttGTGGTTGCGTTTAGCAAAAGACATGTCGTAACGTTTTCTGGAAACCCACTTCATGCTCCAATCAAAAGAGCGCACAGACGAACAGAAGTTGCAGCATTCGCCTGAGGCATCCATGTAGGGCCGCGTTTCCCTAGATCTTAGCTTTCTCTACATACAAACGTTTTCATGTGCGTTTCCCAAAAATTCACTTAACATGCACACGTGTGTACGAGCTTTAAGTGCTGCTCAAGAGTCGCTGTCCATTCATGAAGTGCTGAAATGTAAATCTATCTGCCTATAGCTTTTTTGTGTAACGGTATAAATACTTGTAATTTACTTGAAGGAAAAGgtttaaagttatttttcttttttaaatttgatataTCTAATAAAAGGCAACCTAATTTccgatataaatataattttcttattttgtgcGGAATGATCTATACACATTTactttgttaaagggttagttcacccaaaaatgaaaattctgtcattaactacttaccctcatgtcattccaaacccataagaccttcgtatcttaacacaaattaagatattttgatgaaatcagcaatttaattaccactttcaaagcccagaaaagacattgttaaaaaagtccatgtgactacagtggttcaaccttaattttatgaagcgacgagaatacattttgtgcgcaaaaaacaaacaaaaataacaactttattcaacaatttcttctcttccatgtcagtctcctacactgttcACGTAGTACACACGCTTCCGGGTTCTGCAGCGGCTGAAGTCACTGTGAGCCACATTCTGGGCAACCTCAATAGCACAGCCAATGCGCTCTCATGACAGGTTACACTCCGTGGAgagtggagactccatccccaggtggtctaGCTGATATAGAGTCGATCCAGAGAAGCACAGGTAGACCTGGTTGCCTCCCAGGAATCCTCCCACTGTCCACTGTGGTATTCCTTGACCGAAGACTCCCTCTGCACGGACGCACTGGCCCACAGTTGGCCCCTTGGCCTGCGCAAGTATGCATTTCCCCCTGTAAGCCTGATTGCACAGTCTTAAAGTCAAGGTGGGTCAAGGGTCAAGCATTACTGGCACAACCAGACTTGGTTCAGACTTCTCAGAGCTCAAGCTGATGGCGTTGGCTCTTCCCTGGTGGATTCCCCTGAGGAAGGACCAGGGCACAATCTGGCATCTGCACCCAGATCTCTGGAACCTCCATGTCTGATCCTTGGATGGGATGAGGAGGAATTCAAAATTCAGAGGCCTATCACCAGAGGTGATAGACAGGATCTCTCAGGCATGAGCCCCCACTTTTAGGCAGCTCTATGACTTGAAGTGGTGCCTCTTTGCTACATGGTGTACTTTCCGAGGTGGAGACCCACGGCGATGTGCCATTGTGTCTGTGCTTTCCTTTCTTCAGTAGTGCCTGGGCAGGCACCTGCCGGCCTCCACCCTGAAAGTGTACGTGGCCGGAATAGTGGCTAACCACGACACGGTGGGTGGCAGGTCCTTGGGAAAGCATGACCTGATAGTTAGGTTTCCTGAGAGGTGCACAGAGGTTAAATCCTCCAAGACCTCACCTCATCCCCTCTTGGGATCTTTCACTGGTCCTACATCCCCTACAGAAAGATCCGTTTGAGCCCTTACAATCAGTTGATCTTAGTGCCATCTCTTTGAAGACAGACCTCCTGTTGGTGAATCATGCCTGGAATTTGGGCCGGCCTACTCTCACATTGTCCTGAGACCCcagcctggatatgtgcccaaagttcccacaactcccttcagggaccaagTGGTGAACTTGCAAGCAGTCCCCCCTGATGAGGGAGACCCAGCCCTGTCCCTGCTGTGTCCAGTGCACTCTCTGCCCATATATCTGGACTGGATGCAGAGCTTCAGACGATCTGAACAGCTCTTTGTCTGCTTCAGAGGTCAGCAGAAGGGgaaggctgtctccaaacaaAGAATGGCCAGCTGGATTGTGGATGCCATTCTCCAGGCTTATCAGATTCAGGGTGTACCGTGCCCATTAGGAGTGAGAGCTCACTCCACTAGGCGTGGAGTCGGCTCTGGCAAATGGTGCTTCATTAGTGGACATATGTAGAGCTGTAAGCTGGGCTACACCCAACACCCTTGCAAGATTTTATAATCCCAGCATGGAAACAGTTTCATCTTGAGTCTGACAAATCTGACAAACTGGTTGCATGTAGTGCTTGCATTAGCGCCTTTCCTCTCCCTGAGGTGATAATGTgctctttttaaatattaaatggtgAACCCTGGGCCAGCCTTCTCCATCATGTAGCACTCTTGCAGTAGATGAGTTCGGCAGAGGAACTCACTTGGCCCATTACTCGTGGTATGCCCCTTTTCAGGTGAGCCCTTGTAATCTGGCTAGTGATCCATATGTAGTGGTCACCCTAATGGTGACCCCATATGATGTATTATTCCACTGTTTCCCTTTCGGTAAACCCAGTGTCTTTCTCTGGACGAAGCTAGCTGCATCACCATTTGCTGTAAACAGGGACTATTCCCTATGTAGTAACCCCCACTGGTGAGTCTATAGGATGTATTTTACCCATATTAACCTCCCCCTTCGGGTAGGATGAGGTCTCCGTATTGTTCCATTACCCTGGGCGTTGGACGGTTGTGAGTTA
It encodes the following:
- the gpr78b gene encoding G-protein coupled receptor 26 isoform X2, with amino-acid sequence MQLITFITNWGKYMARRLLNSEIRRQVPGVFTMNLSFCNILISVLNMPSTFMGIVKHQQPFGDCLCGTLSFLETFLTANSMLSMAALSIDRWIAVVFPLSYSSKMRYQDALVMVCYSWLHSFTFSLIPVFFSWFDYSPIYASCTLHLSEESARIKFTVFTIVFHATSFMLSLLILCVTYLKVLKVARFHCKRIDIITMQTLFLLVDIHPSVKQRCLSEQKRRKQRATKKISIFIGSFIICFAPYVITRLTELLPFVDVNRHWGIVSKCLTYSKAASDPFAYSLLRQQYKKVLITVANRLLKRDLNPSSGHSSSMDTENDYSLQRIS
- the gpr78b gene encoding G-protein coupled receptor 26 isoform X1 yields the protein MDFAEILFALFIVVVAIVSLLSNLLVLLCFIHSSEIRRQVPGVFTMNLSFCNILISVLNMPSTFMGIVKHQQPFGDCLCGTLSFLETFLTANSMLSMAALSIDRWIAVVFPLSYSSKMRYQDALVMVCYSWLHSFTFSLIPVFFSWFDYSPIYASCTLHLSEESARIKFTVFTIVFHATSFMLSLLILCVTYLKVLKVARFHCKRIDIITMQTLFLLVDIHPSVKQRCLSEQKRRKQRATKKISIFIGSFIICFAPYVITRLTELLPFVDVNRHWGIVSKCLTYSKAASDPFAYSLLRQQYKKVLITVANRLLKRDLNPSSGHSSSMDTENDYSLQRIS